The genomic segment GAGTGCTTTTTCCTTGTATGCAAACCTGCCGATggtgtgtatgtctgtctgaTCCTGTCTGACCGACACACATGATTTGAATTCCTTCACTTATCCAGTTCAGTCActgtgctttgtggtttcttttcAGGAAGGGCTTGTGATACTTCCACAGACCTTGTTATGAAGGTGTCATCTAAATTTCATCTAGATTTAACGTTCAAAACATGCTTTTCTGAAGCTTTAATCTTTGGGTTCTTCTTTGCTTTCCTCACCATCCTCCTCATTGTGTGGCACGGTAAAGCGCTCAGTCAGGTCATGGGGGATTTTCTGTTCCATACTCTTCATATTCTTGGCTTAGGTAAGCGTTATATTGATCTGATTAATGTGCCTAATGATAATCCATTTGCATCTGTCGTTACATATGTTAGCTCATGAACTTAATTCTTGCTCAGCTTATTTCCCCTTGAGAAGGAAGGCAAGACAAGGGTGTCTTGTGGTGGAAGcttcatattttatattgttattcaAGGGAATCTAGAAATAAAGACTGCTTTCCTTGCTGGGTTGAGTAGCAGGAATTTTTTTGATGAAGCTGGTTTTGTAGATTCTTCTAGAACCATAAAATTCCCAATATATTGCTAGCTGCATTACAGCTACCTGAAGAAGGCTTGGTACTTCTTAGTGTCAGACTGTATCAATTTGCATGTGAACTTAGATTTATAAAATTATCAAGATTTTGAATagactatataatataatgtttgcTTGAGACAACGGCTGTTTTGCAAATTTGTgttgttgaataattttaaaactgtaactggagaagtcattataatgacttcttataatttatatataatttataagttgcattttcagttgaatttggggaaaccacttgaagcatccgttgtgttgaactatttcaattgcttttgtttgatttgttcattgcaaacagctgaaagtctgtacattttgacaataaacctgatttgcaatgggggttgaatcattttgattgcaactgcatGTATTAAATGATTAATTCTGCTTAATACAGTCTTTCTGGACAGActcccatttaaaaaaagaaaagaaaacaacagcagaagagtGCTGATATCATATAATGCATTTCAGAGCTAAGGATTGTGATGAAGAAGTGGgaaggtaaagaaaaaaatcttatcCTCCAGTTAACATCAATTCACAGAAACCCATATTTTGCCCCAGCAGTTAtagataatgttttttttcctcatagaAAAGACCACTGTATTGTAAAGGAcctctttaattattatttaccacTTTAGAACATTAACATTTGTTACCCTATACTCGCTTCTTTAGATGTCCACAAAGAAGGAGTTTAAGTTAAAATCCTTTAAttgtaggggttttttttcaagtAGAAAACATTCTCAGTGCATgatgtttgttattatttttttttaagtgtaaaaaACTTAATTCCACACATTATCCTTTGTCATGATAatcaagggatttaaaaaagacaaactgtGCATGAGAAATGGGCAGTACTATTTGGCGTATATGTTTATCTACTTTAGATTTATAGGAAATCGAGACTTCCAGCTGTTCTACTAGATCTACTACTATACCCTCCTATTCCTGACTTCCACAAGTGTGTTTTTGCATGGAGTTTGCTCAGGGCAGTGTGTGGCCCTTTGGTCAAAGAAAAGCACAGGAGAAAACCTCACAACATAACCATTGAGTGCGAGCCAGCAGTGTGTGGTAAACTTTTACATGTGCTGCCTATTGTGTGCAGTTTACCACTCAGCCTTTAAATCTATGTAGCAGTCAGCAGTCAAAATACTTTAAGCTCAAGCATCCTCTGAATTGGTgccggagaacatgcaaaaaccGTGCCTCGAATGAGAGGCAAACATCAAAAACTGGATGAGATGAGTGTGTCATATCAAACTACTATCCTTCAATCCTACGATCTTGCACTTCTCTTCAGTTCTGCTTGTTCAGTTTGTTGAAGTTCTGTATgctccttctctccttttctttttcagtcatTCGTTCTATTTGCAGcatattaaatgaataaaccTGAACAAATGTCATTATTCCGTATCAAACTGGGTTCTGTTCTGGATTGTTGTTGCAGGCCTGATGGAGCTGGGAACTCGACGAGAGCCGCACGGAGAAGATCCTGATTTACGCCCGTCCTTCAGCAGGGAGTCCTGAAAAGCGGGTGCCATCTTCAACCATTCCCTTCCCTTTTCACCATCTACAACCCCACCCTGTCTGGCACAGGCCCATCCCTGGCTCCTTTTCTGACCCCAAAATGATCGGCAAATTGAAGCAAAACTTGCTGGTGGCCTGCTTGGTCATCAGCTCTGTAACAGTATTTTACCTGGGTCGGCACGCAATGGAGTGCCACCAGCGAGAGGAGCGAAGCCAGCCACTGCTGGGCAGCCTGCATGCTACGCTGCGCACTGGACAGAACATTAGCGCCCCCTTTGTCTACAACAAGGACATGCCACTCATCTTCATCGGAGGTGTTCCTCGCAGTGGCACCACACTCATGAGGGCCATGCTGGATGCACACCCCGATGTCCGCTGCGGTGAAGAGACACGCGTCATCCCCCGCATCCTGGCCATGAAGCAGATGTGGAGTCGCTCAGGACGTGAGAAAATGCGCCTGGACGAAGCTGGTGTCACAGATGAGGTGCTAGACTCAGCCATGCAGGCCTTCCTGCTGGAGATcattgtgaagcatggtgagCCCGCCACTTACCTGTGCAACAAGGACCCGTTTGCCCTTAAATCCCTTTCGTACTTGGCGAAGATCTTCCCACGCGCCAAATTTATCCTTATGATTCGTGACGGCAGAGCCTCCGTCCACTCCATGATCTCCCGCAAAGTGACCATCGCTGGCTTTGACTTAAGCAGCTACCGGGACTGCCTCACAAAGTGGAACCGGGCCATAGAGACCATGTACACTCAGTGTTTGGACGCGGCCGACAAGTGCCTGCCCATGCACTACGAGCAGCTCGTCTTGCATCCGGAGAAATGGATGCGGACGCTGCTGAAATTCCTAAACATTCCTTGGAATGAAGCTGTTCTGCGTCACGAGGAGCTCATTGGGAAAGCAGGAGGTGTATCGCTCTCCAAGTAAGTGGCTGCAAGTAGGTGGGGGAGGTGGGGCTTTATTTTCTGCAGAAGTCATGAAAAGGTTCATATAAAGGGCTTTCTCTTCTGAAGAAGTCATATAAAGGTTGTTATTAGACACTTTTTTTAATTGGGTAACTAGGCCTAATTGTTTTGCTGTAATTACAGTCTAGAGAAGAATACTAAAACCGAACCTAATACCCATTTAATTCTCCTGGCCTCTGAGACAGTGACTTGTCTTTTGTCTTGTCTGGTTCATCTTAACTCACTCAGTTAAGATTTCTGGCTGctgttcttttcatttaaacactTAGTCTCTTTAAATAGCTCTGATACATGTGCCTGGTGCctttacgtttttttttgtggcatgTCCTAAATGTTGGACTGCATGCCTGTCTGTTCTTTAGTTGCTAAATTGAgaagtaaaaatgaaaagtgcAGTTCTGTTTAGAAGATCTACATTATCTGATTGTTAGCAGTGAGACTTAAGGGAATTCCTGATACTGTTAAAACATGTTGGTACAGGCTCTCAGCGGAACTCCTTTGCACAGGATTAAGCGGATGTATTATGCTCGTATAAAAACCATAGTAGAAAGGCCTGACAagcttatttgtttaatatttgttCAGAGATTTTATCACACTTGGTGTCTTGTAGGGCAGGATGTTGACAGTTTTTTCTTGTGCCCTACATTATGGTTTTGTAGCTTCATTAAGGTCTCAGCAAACAGCTTACCATTTTATTGGATTTAAAAACGaaatttgtatttacatttggGGACTATTACAATAGCCAGTTCATCTTCAAAATTcatcattaaaaacaacagtGAAAATGTCTCAGCGACATTTTGTAATTTAACACTAACCTTAAGTGTGTTTGTTAATGTAACTTAAAATATCTACTACTTTGGAAACAAAAGTATAATCCATGTGAAATCAATGGAGGCCTCCCAACTGAGATTTACTTCATACTTTCTCAGATTTGCTTCATATTTTTCTGGAAATAATCTCACCATTCACAATAAATAGTGTGCAGAATTTCAGGCTTGTATCTGCAGTCATTTCTGAGATATAGAGGCTTTAAATGCATATGCTTATTCATATTGGACATGTAATGGATGTGTGTAGCATTTTCACCAGTTATTGTTATATATTGATTTTGTAGGACATTCATTACATGTCTATTTTAGAAGTTAAAGACGCCCTGACACTAGACAAAAATCCCAGACAATTTCATACGTTTAGCATGAGTCATAGTGTAAGTAATGGATTATGAGAATTTGCTACTTTTTCTGTAGCACTCGTTTTTACAGTAAAATTAGGACTGTGGCCTCTTATTAAAGACTCTAGATCTCAGAAATTAATGCAGATACAAGCCTGAAATTTTGCACAATATTTATTGGGAATAGTGGCATTATTTCAGGAAATTATGAAGCAAATCTGAAATGGTCAGtctggaacatttttttttttaatctggggATTTGAGATAGATTTAGCTGTAAGCATACCAGGGGATAAGGGTTGGGACTTTGGACTTGTGTCATTGGCAAATAGGAGGAAGCAGAAGAATAGTGATTAGGCCAAGTTCTCCATCTTGTTGCAGTGTGATGTTTTCAGTAGCTTAGCATTTAACTGTGGATCTCCTAGAAACACCAGAGCTGATTATTTAGCTTGTAAATGGAATTAAAGCTTTCCTAAATCAATTATGGGGGATTAATTTAAGACCT from the Ictalurus furcatus strain D&B chromosome 17, Billie_1.0, whole genome shotgun sequence genome contains:
- the tpst1 gene encoding protein-tyrosine sulfotransferase 1 isoform X1, whose translation is MIGKLKQNLLVACLVISSVTVFYLGRHAMECHQREERSQPLLGSLHATLRTGQNISAPFVYNKDMPLIFIGGVPRSGTTLMRAMLDAHPDVRCGEETRVIPRILAMKQMWSRSGREKMRLDEAGVTDEVLDSAMQAFLLEIIVKHGEPATYLCNKDPFALKSLSYLAKIFPRAKFILMIRDGRASVHSMISRKVTIAGFDLSSYRDCLTKWNRAIETMYTQCLDAADKCLPMHYEQLVLHPEKWMRTLLKFLNIPWNEAVLRHEELIGKAGGVSLSKVERSTDQVIKPVNVEALSKWVGKIPADVLRDMPVIAPMLARLGYDPHANPPNYGRPDPRVLDNTRRVFKGEFRLPDFLKEQSQLQKSSEKPNSS
- the tpst1 gene encoding protein-tyrosine sulfotransferase 1 isoform X2, which encodes MIGKLKQNLLVACLVISSVTVFYLGRHAMECHQREERSQPLLGSLHATLRTGQNISAPFVYNKDMPLIFIGGVPRSGTTLMRAMLDAHPDVRCGEETRVIPRILAMKQMWSRSGREKMRLDEAGVTDEVLDSAMQAFLLEIIVKHGEPATYLCNKDPFALKSLSYLAKIFPRAKFILMIRDGRASVHSMISRKVTIAGFDLSSYRDCLTKWNRAIETMYTQCLDAADKCLPMHYEQLVLHPEKWMRTLLKFLNIPWNEAVLRHEELIGKAGGVSLSKVERSTDQVIKPVNVEALSKWVGKIPADVLRDMPVIAPMLARLGYDPHANPPNYGRPDPRVLDNTRRLQKSSEKPNSS